From the Pseudomonas sp. SORT22 genome, one window contains:
- a CDS encoding malto-oligosyltrehalose synthase has protein sequence MKALTATLRLQFHADFGLDQAAALVPYFARLGISHLYASPLLRARPGSRHGYDVVDPGQVSPHLGGEAALERLVAALRLHGMGLILDMVSNHMAVGSDNPWWQDLLAWGRRSRYAEFFDIQWHSPDPLLEGQLLLPFLAGDYGAMLQGGDIPLRFDAATGQLHIQHHEHRFPICPADYGLVLAEGGAALQTLASRFNALRSADDAPAQARPLLAELAALARQQPLDDVLSAFDSRSPEGFKRLHALLERQSYRLASWRTAGDDINWRRFFDVNELGGLRVERAAVFEATHSKVFELIGRGLVDGLRIDHIDGLADPRGYCRKLRRRVDGLLAQRPLEAALEHFPIYVEKILGAEEQLHRDWQVDGSTGYEFMNQVSLLQHDPDGEAELAALWSALSERPDFSEEVRLARQQILNGSLAGDFESVAQALLQVARDDLMSRDLTLGAIRRALQALIEHYPVYRTYINACGRPAEDEAYFQQAMRGARQCLSEADWPVLDYLQRWLGGEPWRRLPPGRPRKHLRHACVRFQQLTSPTAAKAVEDTAFYRSALLLSRNDVGFDAERFSAPVEDFHQHCLTRLEQFPDNLLATATHDHKRGEDSRARLAVLSERSSWFASRVEHWRELASPLRSTLADGEAPGAGDELLLYQTLLGSWPLDLDENNPLALEAYAERLRQWQRKALREAKLRSSWSAPNEVYEQACLDFIDTLLLERASQQLRHSLAEAAQAIACPGALNSLVQCLLRMTVPGVPDLYQGNEFWDFSLVDPDNRRAVDFAGRRLALADGTTTAQLLQDWRSGRVKQALINQVLEWRQQSPQLFLRGQYLPIEVRGRHAGRVLAFARVSAEQRAVVVVPRLACSLLGQSPLPLIPAQNWDDTRLVLPFALSPGNCSGLFATGAVTASKELWLSTALKEFPVNLFVEHR, from the coding sequence ATGAAAGCCCTGACCGCGACCCTGCGCCTGCAGTTTCATGCCGACTTCGGCCTCGACCAGGCGGCGGCGCTGGTGCCCTACTTCGCCCGCTTAGGCATCAGCCACCTGTACGCCTCGCCGCTGCTGCGCGCGCGCCCCGGCTCGCGCCATGGCTACGATGTGGTCGACCCCGGGCAGGTCAGCCCGCATCTGGGCGGCGAAGCTGCGCTAGAGCGCCTGGTGGCAGCGCTGCGCCTGCACGGTATGGGCCTGATCCTCGACATGGTGTCCAACCATATGGCGGTCGGCAGCGACAACCCCTGGTGGCAGGACCTGCTGGCCTGGGGCCGGCGCAGCCGCTATGCCGAGTTCTTCGACATCCAGTGGCACTCGCCCGACCCGCTGCTTGAAGGTCAGTTGCTGCTGCCGTTTCTGGCCGGTGACTACGGCGCTATGCTGCAAGGCGGCGACATCCCGCTGCGCTTCGACGCTGCAACCGGCCAGTTGCATATCCAGCACCACGAGCACCGCTTTCCGATCTGCCCGGCCGACTATGGCCTGGTGCTCGCCGAAGGTGGCGCAGCCCTGCAGACACTGGCCAGCCGCTTCAATGCCTTGCGCAGCGCTGACGATGCGCCGGCGCAGGCCAGGCCGCTGCTGGCCGAACTGGCGGCGCTGGCCCGCCAACAGCCCCTGGACGATGTGCTCAGCGCCTTCGACAGCCGCAGCCCCGAAGGTTTCAAGCGCCTGCACGCCCTGCTCGAACGTCAGTCCTACCGCCTGGCCAGCTGGCGCACCGCTGGCGACGATATCAACTGGCGGCGCTTTTTCGACGTCAACGAGCTGGGCGGCTTGCGGGTCGAACGCGCGGCGGTGTTCGAGGCCACCCACAGCAAGGTCTTCGAGCTGATCGGCCGCGGCCTGGTCGACGGCCTGCGTATCGACCACATCGACGGCCTGGCCGATCCGCGCGGCTACTGCCGCAAGCTGCGCCGGCGGGTCGACGGGCTCTTGGCCCAGCGCCCACTGGAGGCAGCGCTGGAGCACTTTCCGATCTATGTCGAGAAGATCCTCGGCGCCGAAGAGCAGCTGCACCGCGACTGGCAGGTCGACGGCAGCACCGGCTACGAGTTCATGAACCAGGTCTCGCTGCTGCAGCATGATCCAGACGGCGAAGCAGAGTTGGCGGCGCTATGGAGCGCGCTAAGCGAACGCCCGGACTTCAGCGAGGAAGTGCGCCTGGCCCGCCAGCAAATCCTCAATGGCAGCCTGGCCGGCGATTTCGAGTCGGTGGCCCAGGCGCTGTTGCAAGTGGCCCGCGACGACCTGATGAGCCGCGACCTGACCTTGGGCGCCATTCGCCGGGCGTTGCAGGCGCTGATCGAGCACTACCCGGTGTACCGCACCTACATCAATGCCTGCGGGCGCCCGGCAGAAGATGAAGCGTACTTCCAGCAAGCCATGCGCGGTGCCCGCCAGTGCCTGAGCGAGGCTGACTGGCCGGTGCTCGACTACCTGCAGCGCTGGCTCGGCGGCGAGCCCTGGCGGCGCTTGCCGCCGGGCCGGCCGCGCAAGCACCTGCGCCACGCCTGCGTGCGTTTTCAGCAACTGACCTCGCCCACCGCCGCCAAGGCCGTGGAAGACACGGCCTTCTACCGCTCGGCACTGTTGCTGTCGCGTAACGACGTAGGTTTTGATGCCGAACGTTTCAGCGCCCCGGTCGAGGACTTTCACCAACATTGCCTCACGCGCCTTGAGCAGTTCCCGGACAACCTGCTGGCCACCGCCACCCACGACCACAAGCGCGGCGAAGACAGCCGTGCGCGCCTGGCAGTGCTCAGCGAACGCAGCAGCTGGTTTGCCAGCCGGGTCGAACACTGGCGCGAGCTGGCCAGCCCCTTGCGCAGCACCCTGGCCGACGGCGAAGCGCCAGGTGCAGGCGATGAGCTGCTGCTGTACCAGACCCTGCTCGGCAGCTGGCCACTGGACCTTGATGAGAACAATCCGTTGGCGCTTGAGGCCTATGCCGAGCGCCTGCGCCAATGGCAGCGCAAAGCCCTGCGTGAAGCCAAGTTGCGCAGCAGCTGGAGCGCCCCGAACGAGGTCTATGAACAGGCCTGCCTGGATTTCATCGACACCCTGCTGCTGGAGCGCGCCAGCCAGCAGTTGCGTCATTCCCTGGCCGAGGCGGCGCAGGCGATCGCCTGCCCGGGCGCCCTCAACAGCCTGGTGCAGTGCCTGCTGCGCATGACCGTGCCCGGGGTGCCCGATCTGTACCAGGGCAACGAGTTCTGGGACTTCAGCCTGGTCGACCCGGACAACCGCCGCGCGGTGGACTTTGCCGGTCGGCGCCTGGCCCTGGCGGATGGCACCACAACGGCGCAGTTGCTCCAGGACTGGCGCAGCGGCCGGGTCAAACAGGCGCTGATCAACCAGGTGCTGGAGTGGCGCCAACAGTCCCCGCAGCTGTTCCTGCGCGGTCAGTACCTGCCAATCGAAGTGCGCGGCAGACACGCCGGGCGGGTCCTGGCGTTTGCCCGGGTGAGCGCCGAACAGCGCGCCGTGGTGGTGGTGCCGCGCCTGGCCTGCAGCTTGCTTGGCCAATCACCGCTACCGCTGATCCCGGCACAGAACTGGGACGATACCCGGCTGGTTTTGCCGTTTGCCTTGTCGCCTGGCAATTGCTCGGGACTTTTTGCCACAGGCGCAGTCACAGCCTCAAAGGAGCTGTGGCTGAGCACTGCACTCAAGGAGTTTCCGGTCAATCTGTTCGTTGAACATCGTTAA
- a CDS encoding DUF2934 domain-containing protein has protein sequence MSVEEKRIREFAYQIWESEGKPEGQEERHWAMARKLAEAEALAPKVTPRKPAKAPPASSAKAKPASTAPAPKKPRTTKKPPTA, from the coding sequence ATGAGTGTCGAAGAAAAACGTATCCGTGAATTCGCCTATCAGATCTGGGAGTCGGAAGGTAAGCCCGAAGGCCAGGAAGAGCGGCACTGGGCGATGGCGCGCAAGCTTGCCGAGGCCGAAGCGCTGGCGCCCAAGGTAACGCCGCGCAAACCGGCCAAGGCGCCGCCGGCCAGTAGCGCCAAGGCCAAGCCGGCAAGCACTGCGCCAGCGCCGAAAAAGCCCAGGACGACCAAGAAGCCACCGACTGCATGA
- the glgX gene encoding glycogen debranching protein GlgX, giving the protein MSKPKPTAEVHLEPSRIREGLPFPLGASWDGLGVNFALFSANATKVELCLFDASGEVELERIELPEYTDEIFHGYLPDAHPGQIYGYRVHGPYDPENGHRFNPNKLLIDPYAKQLVGSLKWSEALFGYTIGHPDGDLSFDERDSAPFVPKCKVIDPAYTWGRDQRVGIPWERTILYEAHVRGISMRHPAVPEANRGTFAGLMCDELLGHIKQLGVSSIELLPIHAFVNDQHLLQKGLNNYWGYNSIAFFAPHPRYLANGKIAEFKEMVAHLHDAGLEVILDVVYNHTAEGNELGPTLSMRGIDNCSYYRLMPDDKRFYINDSGTGNTLDLSHPCVLQLVTDSLRYWAGEMHVDGFRFDLATILGRYHEGFDERHSFLVACRQDPLLSQVKLIAEPWDCGPGGYQVGNFAPGWAEWNDRFRDTVRAFWKGDEGQLADFAARMTASGELFNRRGRRPYASVNFITAHDGFTLRDLVSYNDKHNEDNDEGNQDGSNNNLSWNHGVEGPTDDPEIKALRLRQMRNFFATLLLAQGTPMIVAGDEFSRTQHGNNNAYCQDSEIGWINWELDEDGAALLKFVKRLTKLRLAYPVLRRSRFLVGDYNEAIGVKDVTWLAPDASEMSVEQWQDAHGRCLGMLMDGRAQVSGILRPGADATLLLIVNAHHDTVAFTLPEVPEGEYWNCLIDTDRPQLRKGEHHDFGSEFQVSGRSLLLLELFRDDDV; this is encoded by the coding sequence ATGAGCAAGCCAAAGCCTACCGCCGAAGTTCACCTAGAACCCTCGCGCATCCGCGAGGGCCTGCCCTTCCCGCTGGGCGCCAGCTGGGATGGGCTGGGGGTCAATTTTGCCCTGTTCTCGGCCAACGCCACCAAGGTTGAACTGTGCCTGTTCGATGCCAGCGGCGAGGTCGAGCTCGAACGCATCGAGCTGCCGGAGTACACCGACGAGATCTTCCACGGCTACCTGCCCGATGCCCATCCCGGGCAGATCTACGGCTACCGCGTACACGGCCCGTACGATCCGGAAAACGGCCACCGTTTCAACCCCAACAAACTGCTGATCGACCCCTACGCCAAGCAACTGGTCGGCAGCCTGAAATGGTCCGAGGCGCTGTTCGGCTACACCATCGGCCACCCCGACGGCGACCTTAGCTTTGATGAGCGCGACAGTGCGCCGTTCGTGCCCAAGTGCAAGGTCATCGACCCGGCCTACACCTGGGGCCGCGACCAGCGCGTGGGCATTCCCTGGGAGCGCACCATCCTCTATGAGGCCCACGTGCGCGGTATCAGCATGCGCCACCCGGCGGTGCCTGAGGCCAATCGCGGCACCTTTGCCGGGCTGATGTGCGACGAACTGCTGGGGCATATCAAGCAGCTTGGGGTGAGCTCGATCGAGTTGCTGCCGATCCATGCCTTCGTCAACGACCAGCATCTGCTGCAAAAGGGCCTGAACAACTATTGGGGCTACAACAGCATCGCCTTTTTTGCCCCGCACCCGCGCTACCTGGCCAACGGCAAGATCGCCGAGTTCAAGGAGATGGTCGCGCACCTGCATGACGCCGGTCTGGAGGTGATTCTCGACGTGGTCTACAACCACACCGCCGAAGGCAACGAGCTGGGCCCGACCCTGTCGATGCGCGGCATCGACAATTGCTCCTACTACCGGCTGATGCCCGATGACAAGCGCTTCTATATCAACGATTCGGGCACCGGCAACACCCTCGACCTCAGCCACCCCTGCGTCTTGCAACTGGTCACCGACTCGTTGCGCTACTGGGCCGGCGAGATGCACGTCGACGGTTTTCGCTTCGACCTGGCGACCATTCTCGGCCGCTACCACGAGGGCTTCGACGAGCGTCACAGCTTTCTCGTTGCCTGCCGCCAGGACCCGCTGCTCAGCCAGGTCAAGCTGATTGCCGAGCCCTGGGACTGCGGCCCCGGTGGCTACCAGGTGGGCAATTTCGCCCCCGGCTGGGCAGAATGGAACGACCGTTTTCGCGATACCGTGCGGGCTTTCTGGAAAGGCGACGAAGGCCAACTGGCCGACTTCGCCGCGCGCATGACCGCCTCCGGCGAGCTGTTCAACCGCCGCGGGCGCAGGCCCTACGCCTCGGTCAACTTCATCACCGCCCATGACGGCTTCACCCTGCGCGACCTGGTGTCGTACAACGACAAGCACAACGAGGACAACGACGAAGGCAACCAGGACGGCAGCAACAACAACCTGTCATGGAACCACGGCGTCGAAGGCCCCACCGACGACCCCGAGATCAAGGCCCTGCGCCTGCGCCAGATGCGCAATTTCTTCGCCACCCTGCTGCTGGCCCAGGGTACGCCGATGATCGTCGCCGGCGACGAGTTCAGTCGCACCCAGCACGGCAACAACAATGCCTACTGCCAGGACAGCGAGATCGGCTGGATCAACTGGGAGCTGGACGAGGATGGTGCGGCGTTGCTCAAGTTCGTCAAGCGCCTGACCAAGCTGCGCCTGGCCTACCCGGTGCTGCGCCGTTCGCGTTTTCTGGTCGGTGACTACAATGAGGCGATCGGGGTCAAGGACGTCACCTGGCTGGCGCCGGACGCCAGCGAGATGAGCGTCGAGCAATGGCAGGACGCCCACGGGCGCTGCCTGGGCATGCTGATGGATGGCCGCGCCCAGGTCAGCGGTATTCTGCGCCCCGGCGCCGATGCCACCTTGCTGCTGATCGTCAACGCCCACCACGATACCGTGGCCTTTACCTTGCCCGAGGTGCCGGAAGGCGAATACTGGAACTGCCTGATCGACACCGACCGGCCGCAACTGCGCAAAGGCGAGCATCATGACTTTGGCAGCGAGTTCCAGGTCAGTGGCCGCTCGTTGCTGTTGCTGGAGCTGTTCCGTGACGATGATGTCTGA
- a CDS encoding endonuclease/exonuclease/phosphatase family protein — translation MMSENQAAAVKRLRVLTVNTHKGFTAFNRRFILPELREAVRSTRADIVFLQEVLGSHDRHAARYAGWPQTSQYEFLADSMWSDFAYGRNAVYPDGHHGNALLSKYPIIEHRNLDVSITGPERRGLLHCVLDVPGQREVHAICVHLSLLESHRQQQLQLLRKLLDSLPGDAPVIIAGDFNDWKLRGNRTLNLHRDLHEAFERHHGLLARTYPARLPLLRLDRIYLRNAHSHAPQILGNKPWSHLSDHLPLAVEVQL, via the coding sequence ATGATGTCTGAAAACCAGGCGGCCGCGGTCAAGCGCCTGCGGGTGCTGACCGTCAATACCCACAAGGGCTTTACCGCCTTCAACCGGCGCTTCATCCTCCCCGAACTGCGTGAAGCGGTGCGCAGCACCCGCGCTGATATCGTCTTTCTCCAGGAGGTGCTCGGCTCCCACGACCGCCATGCCGCCCGTTACGCCGGCTGGCCGCAAACCTCGCAGTACGAGTTTCTCGCCGACAGCATGTGGAGCGATTTCGCCTACGGGCGCAATGCCGTGTACCCGGACGGCCATCACGGCAACGCGCTGTTGTCCAAGTACCCGATCATCGAACACCGCAACCTGGATGTCTCGATCACCGGCCCCGAGCGCCGCGGCCTGCTGCACTGCGTGCTGGATGTGCCCGGGCAGCGCGAGGTGCATGCCATTTGCGTGCACCTGTCACTGCTCGAAAGCCACCGGCAACAGCAGTTGCAACTGCTGCGCAAGCTGCTCGACTCGCTGCCTGGCGATGCCCCGGTGATCATCGCCGGCGACTTCAACGACTGGAAACTGCGCGGCAACCGCACCCTCAACCTGCACCGCGACCTGCACGAAGCCTTCGAGCGTCATCACGGCCTGCTTGCCCGCACCTATCCGGCGCGCTTGCCGCTGCTGCGCCTGGACCGCATCTACCTGCGCAACGCCCACAGCCATGCCCCGCAAATTCTCGGCAACAAGCCCTGGAGCCACCTCTCCGATCACCTGCCATTGGCCGTGGAAGTGCAGCTTTAG